A single region of the Vibrio cyclitrophicus genome encodes:
- a CDS encoding outer membrane lipoprotein carrier protein LolA has translation MNLFKRGRKQISIALLGLASMMASSFAIANESTVMVGSISDLQTVLSANNIVRGEFTQTRNMEMFAQPLTSQGTFLLDKSNGLLWTQATPFPVNLVLTDNKLSQRFADQPAKIITDKENPMAFYFSHIFLSVFHGDTQKLQEQFALDFAPATATSSDDNTENKSWILTLKPKSAPMNAVFEAITLQGQSDIERIELKEIRGDSTVIEFNQLSHLPEVLSDVEAQQFQL, from the coding sequence ATGAATCTGTTTAAGCGCGGGCGTAAGCAAATCAGCATCGCACTACTAGGGCTTGCTTCAATGATGGCGAGTAGCTTTGCTATTGCTAATGAAAGTACAGTTATGGTTGGCTCTATTTCAGACCTGCAAACCGTATTAAGCGCGAACAACATAGTGCGTGGTGAGTTCACTCAAACACGCAACATGGAAATGTTCGCCCAGCCTTTGACGTCACAAGGTACATTCCTGTTAGACAAGTCGAACGGTTTGCTTTGGACACAAGCGACCCCCTTCCCTGTGAATTTAGTGTTGACCGATAACAAACTAAGTCAAAGGTTTGCCGATCAGCCTGCTAAAATCATCACCGATAAAGAAAACCCAATGGCGTTTTATTTCAGCCATATTTTCCTATCGGTGTTCCATGGGGACACGCAAAAACTTCAGGAACAGTTCGCACTCGATTTTGCGCCTGCAACTGCAACAAGTTCAGATGACAATACAGAAAATAAGTCATGGATACTGACTCTTAAGCCTAAAAGTGCGCCAATGAACGCGGTGTTTGAAGCCATCACACTGCAGGGGCAAAGTGATATTGAACGCATTGAACTGAAAGAGATTCGTGGAGACAGCACTGTGATCGAATTTAATCAGTTAAGCCATCTACCGGAAGTATTATCAGATGTTGAAGCGCAACAATTCCAACTCTAG
- a CDS encoding acyl-CoA thioesterase, giving the protein MSEILHPLQSEVTLITSFQDADPMGVIYHGNYFRFFEEVRRIMMDKIEYNYHEMKDSGYMWPIIDTRVKYIKAIPFNHQIKVTAKLTEWENRLRVDYEIHDANTSARMTRAHTMQVAVTIEEQEMCFASPKVFTDKVEHWHQFGSLPLSAEHLSTNPQQVNHESV; this is encoded by the coding sequence ATGTCTGAAATCCTTCATCCATTACAATCTGAGGTGACTCTGATTACCTCATTCCAAGATGCCGATCCGATGGGTGTGATCTATCACGGCAATTACTTCCGATTTTTTGAAGAAGTAAGACGCATAATGATGGATAAGATTGAGTACAACTATCATGAGATGAAGGATTCTGGCTACATGTGGCCAATCATCGATACGCGCGTGAAATACATCAAGGCAATACCCTTTAATCATCAGATTAAGGTAACGGCTAAATTGACCGAATGGGAAAACCGCTTGCGCGTTGATTACGAGATTCATGATGCCAACACAAGCGCTCGCATGACACGCGCCCACACCATGCAGGTTGCAGTGACCATTGAAGAACAAGAGATGTGCTTCGCTTCACCGAAAGTGTTTACCGATAAAGTCGAGCACTGGCATCAGTTCGGTAGCTTACCTTTATCAGCTGAACATCTATCTACTAACCCACAGCAGGTGAACCATGAATCTGTTTAA
- a CDS encoding aromatic amino acid lyase: MTKKNPNSITFGAERLTIEDVVAISQGAKASMNSSEAFTSKIDRGVAFLERLLKEEGVIYGVTTGYGDSCTVAIPPNLVDELPLHLTRFHGCGLGEILSHEQSRAVLATRLCSLSQGVSGVTHDLLNQIVTLINQDISPRIPQEGSVGASGDLTPLSYLAAALIGERDVIYKGEVRPTSDVYKELGINPIKLKPKEGLALMNGTSVMTALACIAYKRAEYLAQLSTKITAMVSVGMQGNDFHFDEALFAVKPHPGQQQVAAWLRDDLQADRPPRNSDRLQDRYSLRCAPHVIGVVQDSLPWLRQMIENELNSANDNPIIDGDNERVLHGGHFYGGHIAMAMDTLKTAVANLADLLDRQMAQLMDYKFNNGLPFNLTGAEGERKPINHGFKAVQIGVSAWTAEALKHTMPASVFSRSTECHNQDKVSMGTIAARDCLRVLELTEQVAAASILAGTQALELRKRHNELDEHHMSENLKHIRDEVLKEFEFIVEDRPLEGDLRHFISRIQSQHWSLYS; encoded by the coding sequence ATGACGAAAAAGAATCCAAATAGCATCACCTTTGGTGCCGAACGCCTCACGATTGAGGATGTTGTCGCTATCTCACAAGGCGCAAAAGCCTCGATGAACTCAAGTGAAGCATTCACATCAAAAATCGACCGTGGTGTCGCTTTTTTAGAACGCCTATTGAAAGAAGAAGGCGTGATCTATGGTGTGACAACGGGCTACGGTGACTCATGTACCGTTGCGATTCCGCCAAACCTTGTTGATGAATTACCACTGCATCTAACGCGCTTTCACGGCTGTGGTTTAGGCGAAATACTGTCTCACGAACAATCTCGTGCAGTATTAGCAACGCGCCTGTGTTCATTGTCACAAGGCGTATCTGGTGTGACTCACGATTTGCTCAACCAGATCGTTACTCTGATCAACCAAGACATCTCACCACGTATTCCTCAAGAAGGCTCGGTTGGTGCCAGTGGCGATTTAACGCCGCTGTCTTATCTGGCGGCAGCACTGATTGGTGAGCGCGATGTTATCTACAAAGGCGAAGTTCGCCCTACTAGTGACGTCTACAAAGAGCTAGGAATTAACCCTATCAAGCTTAAGCCAAAAGAAGGCTTAGCATTGATGAATGGCACGTCAGTAATGACGGCTCTGGCTTGTATCGCTTACAAACGTGCAGAATATCTAGCTCAGCTGTCGACTAAGATCACAGCTATGGTGTCTGTAGGTATGCAAGGCAACGATTTCCATTTCGATGAAGCGCTGTTTGCAGTGAAGCCTCATCCGGGTCAACAGCAAGTTGCTGCATGGCTACGTGATGACTTACAAGCAGATCGCCCGCCACGTAACAGTGATCGCTTACAAGATCGTTACTCACTGCGTTGTGCACCGCACGTTATCGGTGTGGTTCAAGACTCTCTGCCTTGGCTACGCCAAATGATTGAGAACGAACTAAACAGCGCTAACGATAACCCAATTATCGATGGCGACAATGAGCGCGTACTGCACGGTGGACACTTCTACGGTGGCCATATCGCAATGGCAATGGATACACTAAAAACAGCGGTAGCCAACCTTGCAGACCTACTTGATCGCCAAATGGCGCAGTTGATGGATTACAAGTTCAACAACGGCTTACCATTTAACCTAACGGGTGCTGAAGGCGAACGTAAACCAATCAACCACGGTTTCAAAGCGGTACAGATTGGCGTTTCAGCTTGGACAGCAGAAGCATTGAAACACACCATGCCAGCAAGCGTGTTCTCTCGTTCAACCGAGTGCCACAACCAAGACAAAGTCAGCATGGGCACCATTGCGGCTCGTGACTGCTTACGCGTTCTTGAACTGACTGAACAAGTTGCGGCAGCATCTATTCTGGCGGGTACACAAGCGCTTGAGCTTCGTAAACGCCACAATGAGCTTGATGAGCATCACATGAGTGAGAACCTCAAGCACATTCGCGACGAAGTACTGAAAGAGTTTGAGTTTATTGTCGAGGATCGTCCGCTTGAAGGCGATCTACGCCACTTTATTTCTCGTATTCAAAGTCAGCATTGGTCACTTTACTCATAG
- a CDS encoding glycosyltransferase family 2 protein: MNSAPIEAVSQQTLKESNYKACFLIPCFNHGATMPAVVSSLHHFELPIIIVDDGSELTTKQFLAPLAENSNVTLVTLEQNQGKGGAVKAGIKRAQELGFSHAIQIDADGQHDLEALPALVEASQAKPQRLISGQPVYDDSVPKARLYGRYATHIWVWIETLSLSIKDSMCGFRAYPIDKTQTVLNKYDVGSRMDFDIEILVRLYWEGCDIDFVETRVIYPENGISHFDALWDNVKISWMHTRLFFGMLPRAPKLIARHFKSDSAKSGQNQDSLAESNKNESEQPHWSRTQERGTVLGIKLLLAVYTLLGRGVFNLILRGVMRYYHLTGKRARNASEQYLFQLKAYAEQQNIELPAELTSYNHLLSFGHTMLDKLAAWKGDFSVDNLTIHGQDQFESMVENQQGVLILGSHLGNIELCRALGRRHSNIKINALVFTEHAERFNSVMKAVNPQSDLNLIQVTSMGPDTAILLQQKLEQGEWIVIVGDRTSTSKESRSVWAEFLGKEAPFPQGPFMLASVLKAPVFLLFGLRDDSQSKPHFNVYFEHFSDKIELPRKTREQSLQQVVQKYANRLEHYTLKAPLQWYNFFNFWTLSKHHDEKESK; the protein is encoded by the coding sequence GTGAATAGCGCTCCCATCGAGGCTGTTTCTCAACAAACTCTAAAAGAAAGCAACTACAAAGCTTGCTTCCTAATCCCGTGCTTTAACCACGGCGCAACCATGCCTGCTGTGGTGTCGTCACTCCATCACTTTGAGTTGCCGATCATCATCGTCGACGATGGAAGTGAACTCACCACAAAACAGTTTCTGGCTCCCCTTGCAGAGAACTCAAACGTAACCTTGGTGACACTTGAACAGAACCAAGGCAAAGGCGGCGCAGTAAAGGCTGGCATCAAGCGAGCACAAGAGCTCGGCTTTAGTCATGCCATTCAAATTGATGCTGACGGGCAACACGACCTTGAAGCCTTGCCAGCATTAGTTGAGGCCTCACAAGCTAAGCCACAACGTCTGATATCAGGCCAGCCTGTCTATGACGACAGTGTTCCTAAAGCTAGGCTCTACGGGCGCTACGCGACACATATTTGGGTATGGATAGAAACACTGTCTCTGTCGATTAAAGACAGCATGTGTGGCTTCAGAGCGTATCCAATCGATAAGACGCAAACCGTATTGAATAAATACGATGTTGGGTCTCGAATGGACTTCGATATCGAGATTCTGGTTCGCCTATATTGGGAAGGCTGCGATATTGATTTCGTTGAAACACGCGTTATATACCCAGAAAACGGCATATCTCATTTCGATGCGCTGTGGGATAACGTAAAAATCAGCTGGATGCACACGAGACTGTTCTTTGGCATGCTGCCGAGAGCACCAAAATTGATTGCTCGCCATTTCAAATCCGATTCTGCTAAAAGTGGGCAAAACCAAGATTCCTTGGCTGAATCTAACAAGAACGAGTCAGAACAACCCCATTGGTCTCGCACTCAAGAACGCGGCACTGTGCTGGGCATCAAACTGTTATTGGCTGTTTATACCTTGTTAGGCCGAGGCGTATTTAATCTTATTTTGCGTGGTGTGATGCGTTACTACCATCTAACGGGTAAGCGCGCGCGAAACGCATCTGAACAGTACCTATTTCAGCTTAAGGCATACGCTGAACAACAGAACATAGAGTTACCCGCTGAGCTAACCAGCTATAACCACCTGCTCTCGTTTGGCCATACCATGCTAGACAAGCTGGCGGCATGGAAAGGCGATTTCTCGGTAGATAACTTGACGATTCATGGCCAAGACCAATTTGAAAGCATGGTGGAAAACCAACAAGGTGTGCTGATTCTAGGATCTCACCTTGGCAATATAGAATTATGCCGCGCTTTAGGTCGCAGACACTCGAACATCAAAATCAATGCGCTGGTGTTCACAGAGCACGCTGAACGTTTTAATTCAGTGATGAAAGCGGTCAACCCGCAGTCTGATTTAAACCTGATTCAAGTAACTTCAATGGGGCCTGATACTGCTATCTTGTTGCAACAGAAGTTGGAGCAAGGCGAGTGGATTGTGATTGTTGGCGATAGAACCTCCACCAGCAAAGAGAGCCGTTCCGTATGGGCTGAGTTCTTAGGTAAGGAAGCACCCTTCCCTCAAGGTCCATTTATGTTAGCCTCGGTTCTCAAAGCGCCAGTATTCCTATTATTTGGGCTACGTGACGACTCACAATCTAAGCCGCATTTTAATGTCTATTTCGAGCATTTTAGCGACAAGATAGAACTACCAAGAAAGACTCGCGAACAATCTTTACAGCAAGTCGTGCAAAAATACGCAAATCGACTTGAGCACTACACACTGAAAGCACCGCTTCAGTGGTACAACTTTTTTAATTTTTGGACATTGAGCAAGCACCATGACGAAAAAGAATCCAAATAG
- a CDS encoding 3-hydroxyacyl-ACP dehydratase produces the protein MDKRKPNVIAVDTVEKESTLTLHITGDITDFKGHFKSFLILPGVTQIDWALHYAVQELNVPGYFKGMEVIKFQEPILPDSTIQLSLKWDADKDKLSFSYTSNNGEQTHSSGKMKLGEKSE, from the coding sequence ATGGATAAGAGAAAACCAAACGTCATTGCTGTTGACACTGTAGAGAAAGAATCGACCCTGACACTCCATATTACTGGAGACATCACCGATTTTAAGGGGCACTTCAAGAGCTTTCTTATTCTTCCTGGCGTTACACAGATTGATTGGGCACTTCACTATGCAGTTCAAGAACTGAATGTCCCTGGTTACTTTAAAGGCATGGAAGTCATCAAATTCCAAGAGCCGATCCTGCCTGACTCTACCATTCAGTTGTCACTCAAGTGGGACGCTGACAAAGACAAACTGAGCTTTAGTTACACCTCAAACAACGGCGAACAGACTCACTCTTCAGGCAAAATGAAGCTGGGAGAGAAAAGTGAATAG
- a CDS encoding acyl-CoA synthetase — MTQTVSYTSLSELLSQNRAPKSIVCFDDNSEITWQTFNDDLSRLVHLLSSSPFQRVAICTQDSYLFSVAFLACAVSHKHIILPGNYQPCALAELSEQFDCLLVDDSIGEVEVSDIRNIQTLLDSSTKVQKPLTDDLTTIDLATAPLTLFTSGSSGTPKAIDKTLEHLDIETAQLHKNWGELLKGNRIQSTVSHQHIYGLLFRILWPLCSGVPFARNNLEYPEQILSHANQNCVLISSPALLKRLKHETNKVQLAGIFSSGGPLPTESAHQSRDLLGHLPIEVFGSTETGGIAFRQQENAQTPWQLFDCIEASLNSENCIKLLSPYIDKNNWYQTADECEMVSKNQFILKGRTDRVIKIEEKRVSLVEVEKRLEQLPWISECVVIPFEEPERLILASVLVLSDEGQAKLATMSKGKFWLMLRSELRKWLEPIAIPRKYRIVDEIPLNSQGKRLTSHIEQLVKS, encoded by the coding sequence ATGACCCAAACCGTATCTTACACCTCGTTGTCTGAACTTCTCAGCCAGAACAGAGCCCCTAAATCTATTGTCTGCTTTGACGACAATAGCGAGATTACGTGGCAAACCTTTAACGACGACTTATCTCGACTCGTACACCTTTTATCTTCATCCCCTTTTCAACGAGTCGCGATTTGTACCCAAGACAGCTACCTATTTTCGGTGGCCTTTTTAGCGTGCGCAGTCAGTCACAAACACATCATCTTACCGGGGAACTATCAACCTTGTGCACTTGCTGAGTTAAGTGAGCAGTTTGATTGCCTGCTAGTTGATGACTCGATTGGCGAAGTTGAGGTGAGTGACATTCGCAATATCCAAACCTTATTAGACTCAAGCACCAAAGTACAAAAGCCTCTAACCGATGATCTTACGACCATTGATTTGGCAACAGCCCCATTAACTCTGTTTACTTCAGGTTCAAGTGGCACGCCAAAAGCGATAGATAAAACGTTAGAACACCTAGATATTGAAACCGCTCAGTTACACAAAAACTGGGGCGAGTTACTCAAGGGAAACCGAATCCAAAGCACCGTTTCTCATCAACATATCTATGGTTTACTGTTTAGAATCTTATGGCCACTCTGCTCTGGTGTTCCATTTGCTCGAAACAACCTCGAGTACCCAGAACAGATATTGTCTCACGCAAATCAAAATTGTGTGCTGATCAGCAGCCCTGCTCTACTCAAACGCTTAAAGCATGAGACCAACAAGGTACAACTTGCAGGAATCTTCTCTTCGGGTGGACCATTGCCTACCGAGTCGGCTCACCAGTCACGAGATTTACTAGGACATTTACCTATCGAGGTATTTGGCAGCACAGAGACTGGCGGTATCGCCTTTCGCCAACAAGAGAACGCTCAAACACCTTGGCAGCTTTTTGATTGTATTGAGGCTAGTCTCAACAGTGAGAATTGCATTAAGTTATTGTCGCCATATATCGATAAAAACAACTGGTATCAAACCGCCGACGAGTGCGAAATGGTCTCGAAGAATCAATTCATATTGAAAGGCCGAACCGACCGAGTGATCAAGATAGAAGAAAAACGAGTATCATTGGTTGAAGTCGAAAAGCGACTTGAGCAACTTCCTTGGATAAGCGAATGTGTCGTCATTCCATTTGAAGAACCGGAACGCTTAATCTTGGCGTCGGTTTTGGTATTATCAGATGAAGGCCAAGCGAAACTCGCCACCATGAGTAAAGGTAAATTCTGGTTGATGCTGCGTTCAGAACTCAGAAAATGGTTAGAGCCAATCGCCATCCCAAGAAAATATCGCATTGTTGATGAGATTCCACTCAACAGCCAAGGTAAGCGATTAACGTCTCACATCGAACAGCTAGTAAAATCATAG
- a CDS encoding septation protein IspZ, translating into MRPLLTLLSAIILFTYPIAVYFGLNKFGLQTVGIVLAAIFAVRIFTGGQAKIKELKHLAWISGSAGIVLLALGLTFKQHGWLTYYPVIVNVCMLAVFASSLWQPQTIIERLARLQEPELPQSGVDYTRKVTKVWCLFFVINGSIALYTCFQPLEVWTLYNGLLSYLFAGLLFAGEWVVRQRIRQS; encoded by the coding sequence ATGCGTCCTCTGCTGACTTTACTGTCGGCAATCATACTTTTCACTTATCCAATAGCGGTTTACTTTGGACTCAACAAGTTTGGCCTACAAACCGTTGGTATCGTCTTAGCCGCTATCTTTGCTGTCCGCATTTTCACTGGCGGTCAGGCTAAAATCAAAGAGCTAAAACACTTAGCTTGGATCAGTGGTAGTGCCGGAATTGTTCTGCTGGCACTAGGATTAACCTTCAAGCAGCATGGGTGGTTAACCTATTATCCCGTTATCGTTAATGTTTGTATGTTGGCTGTATTCGCTTCAAGCCTATGGCAACCACAAACGATTATCGAGCGCCTTGCTCGCCTTCAAGAGCCTGAACTTCCGCAAAGTGGCGTTGATTACACGCGAAAAGTCACCAAGGTTTGGTGCTTGTTCTTTGTTATCAATGGCTCTATCGCCCTTTACACCTGCTTCCAACCTCTTGAAGTATGGACCCTATACAATGGCTTACTTAGCTATCTGTTTGCTGGGTTACTCTTTGCAGGAGAGTGGGTAGTAAGACAGCGCATTCGTCAGAGTTAA
- a CDS encoding acyl carrier protein, translating into MTQANQQEVYNQVKDALIELFELDAEDITPEAHLYLDLDLDSIDAVDLVVHLQNVTGKKIKPEEFKAVRTVNDVVESVVELLKDA; encoded by the coding sequence ATGACACAAGCTAACCAACAAGAAGTATACAACCAGGTTAAAGATGCGCTTATCGAGCTGTTCGAGCTTGACGCTGAAGATATCACGCCGGAAGCTCATCTCTATCTTGATCTAGACCTAGACAGCATTGATGCGGTTGATTTGGTCGTTCACCTACAGAACGTAACAGGTAAGAAGATCAAGCCTGAAGAGTTCAAAGCAGTACGCACCGTTAATGACGTTGTGGAGTCTGTGGTTGAACTATTGAAGGACGCATAA
- a CDS encoding acyl carrier protein has translation METLHNELKQLIIDALNLEDMSIDEIETEAPLFGDGLGLDSIDALELGLAIKKKYNIVIDADDSNTRQHFASVENLANYISSQTNN, from the coding sequence GTGGAAACATTACACAACGAACTGAAACAACTGATCATCGACGCATTGAACCTTGAAGATATGAGCATCGATGAGATTGAAACGGAAGCTCCACTATTTGGTGATGGACTTGGGTTAGATTCTATCGATGCGCTAGAGCTTGGTCTTGCTATCAAGAAAAAGTACAACATTGTTATCGATGCCGACGACTCAAACACTCGCCAGCATTTTGCATCGGTTGAAAACCTAGCGAACTACATCTCATCTCAAACGAACAACTAG
- a CDS encoding 1-acyl-sn-glycerol-3-phosphate acyltransferase, with the protein MSKVDQYWRVFATGLCFTIFGLGGLVLSFLILPSIALTTSNTIQRELRAQRLIRFSFNAFCQIMKFTGAIDYRIDGAELLREDRNCIIVANHPSLIDYVLIASQLPQCDCLVKAAIWENPFMKRIVKAAGYIPNQAPDDLLERCDERFSRGNVLLVFPEGTRTTPGIEPSLQRGAAQIATRTQTDLRVIHITVSPTFLTKEKKWYQVPATKPFFHVAVKGKIEVAPFIENSNNLTSAARRLNHHLAHTIFPSEENI; encoded by the coding sequence ATGAGCAAGGTTGACCAATATTGGCGAGTATTCGCGACAGGCCTCTGCTTTACCATCTTCGGTTTAGGAGGCTTAGTTCTCAGCTTCTTGATCTTGCCGTCGATCGCGCTCACCACATCAAACACCATTCAAAGAGAGCTTAGGGCTCAACGACTGATTCGCTTCTCATTCAATGCGTTCTGCCAGATCATGAAGTTCACTGGTGCGATTGATTATCGAATTGATGGTGCCGAACTACTGCGTGAAGATCGCAACTGCATCATCGTCGCCAATCACCCAAGCTTGATTGACTATGTACTAATTGCCTCTCAACTTCCACAATGTGATTGTCTCGTTAAAGCAGCCATTTGGGAAAACCCATTTATGAAGAGGATCGTCAAAGCAGCGGGTTATATTCCTAACCAAGCACCTGACGATCTTTTAGAGCGTTGTGACGAACGTTTTTCTCGTGGAAACGTTCTGCTTGTTTTTCCCGAAGGAACTCGCACAACGCCCGGAATTGAACCATCCTTACAACGTGGTGCAGCGCAAATAGCAACTCGAACACAAACTGATTTACGCGTGATTCACATTACGGTTTCTCCGACATTCTTAACGAAAGAAAAAAAATGGTATCAAGTTCCTGCTACGAAACCCTTTTTTCATGTCGCGGTGAAAGGTAAAATAGAAGTCGCACCCTTTATTGAGAATTCGAATAATTTAACTTCGGCAGCAAGACGCCTTAATCATCATCTTGCACACACTATTTTCCCTTCCGAAGAAAACATTTAG
- a CDS encoding beta-ketoacyl synthase chain length factor: MSNQSQLMSFNIEKWSANSAGLNSDAEWQAWSNHLDWPQDGSTEFKAIPPMMRRRMSLQSKLAVQTALTLLKDTSIDYLVFASRHGELHRTATLIQSILEGDDASPMAFSQSVHNTAAGLTTIAAKAPIPLTSIAAGQDTFHNALIEAYLYLHQYPSHRVLVIDFDQPLPELYQEYETQHYADYALGLVLTTGNDYSVSRAVSLSRATTNESSLAELPQGLQTLQNILQNSPSWTVAGKRQDWTWVNNAKAGAI; the protein is encoded by the coding sequence ATGTCAAATCAGTCCCAATTAATGTCGTTTAATATTGAGAAATGGTCTGCAAATTCTGCCGGTCTCAATTCCGATGCCGAATGGCAAGCGTGGAGCAATCATTTAGATTGGCCACAAGATGGCTCAACTGAATTCAAAGCGATCCCTCCTATGATGCGCCGCCGAATGAGCCTGCAAAGTAAGCTTGCCGTCCAAACCGCATTAACGCTATTAAAAGACACCTCGATTGATTATCTGGTTTTTGCCAGCCGACACGGTGAATTACACCGAACCGCAACCTTGATTCAGTCGATATTGGAAGGCGACGATGCCTCACCAATGGCGTTCTCACAGTCGGTACACAATACCGCAGCCGGGCTAACCACCATTGCCGCAAAAGCACCGATTCCATTGACCTCAATCGCCGCAGGACAAGATACTTTCCATAACGCACTGATTGAAGCTTATCTTTACCTGCACCAATACCCATCGCATCGTGTTTTAGTTATCGATTTCGACCAACCTCTGCCTGAGCTCTACCAAGAATACGAAACTCAGCACTATGCAGATTATGCTCTGGGTTTAGTGCTCACCACTGGTAATGACTACTCGGTATCAAGAGCTGTATCGTTATCAAGAGCCACAACTAACGAAAGCTCATTAGCTGAATTGCCTCAAGGCCTGCAAACACTGCAGAACATCCTTCAGAACTCACCGAGCTGGACAGTAGCAGGCAAACGCCAAGATTGGACTTGGGTAAATAACGCAAAAGCCGGAGCAATATAA
- a CDS encoding methyltransferase domain-containing protein: MSEYKLDPFNALEAKTEAQKLSFAPIVFHTARTLRDLGILKTLDDAGSDGLPAETLSELTGVSEYGVKVLLDMALSAHIVTWEKPNYKMANLGFYLLHDGMTNANMDFTADVCYAAMMHLTEAIEEGTPAGLKELGDWETIYQGLSQLPEKAKESWFKFDHFYSDRSFPVLLEKVFNKKPKSLVDIGGNTGKWAMQCCNHDADVEVTIVDLPQQLEMAMANAKQHGHQDRVTPFPANMLDKQQALPTGADVWWMSQFLDCFSPMEILSILKRVRSHMLEDATVYILELFWDAQKYDAASYSLNATSLYFTCLANGNSRFYRSEDFLEIVEEAGFEVVTRTDDIGLGHTLLELKAGAQ, encoded by the coding sequence GTGTCGGAATATAAATTAGATCCATTCAATGCATTAGAAGCAAAAACAGAAGCTCAAAAATTGTCTTTCGCTCCTATTGTTTTTCATACTGCTCGTACACTTCGTGATTTAGGTATTTTAAAAACCTTAGATGACGCGGGTAGTGATGGTTTACCAGCAGAGACGCTTTCTGAATTAACCGGAGTATCCGAGTACGGCGTGAAAGTTCTGCTCGATATGGCGTTGAGTGCTCATATTGTGACTTGGGAAAAGCCTAACTACAAAATGGCTAACCTTGGCTTCTACCTTCTGCACGATGGCATGACGAACGCAAACATGGATTTCACAGCTGATGTTTGTTACGCCGCGATGATGCATTTAACGGAAGCGATTGAAGAAGGTACACCTGCGGGCTTGAAAGAGCTGGGTGACTGGGAAACTATTTACCAAGGTTTGTCTCAATTGCCAGAAAAAGCAAAAGAGAGCTGGTTCAAGTTTGATCACTTCTATTCCGATCGTTCGTTCCCTGTTTTGCTTGAGAAAGTCTTCAACAAGAAACCTAAATCGCTGGTGGATATTGGCGGTAACACGGGTAAATGGGCAATGCAGTGCTGCAATCACGATGCAGACGTTGAAGTCACGATTGTCGATCTTCCGCAGCAGCTAGAAATGGCAATGGCAAACGCTAAGCAACATGGTCATCAAGATAGAGTGACGCCATTCCCAGCCAACATGCTCGACAAACAACAAGCGTTGCCGACGGGTGCGGATGTGTGGTGGATGAGCCAGTTCCTTGATTGCTTCTCGCCAATGGAAATTCTGAGCATATTAAAGCGTGTTCGCTCTCATATGTTAGAAGACGCGACTGTCTATATCCTTGAACTGTTTTGGGATGCACAGAAATACGATGCGGCTTCTTATAGCTTAAACGCGACTTCTCTTTACTTCACTTGCTTGGCCAACGGTAACAGCCGTTTTTATCGCAGTGAAGATTTCCTAGAGATTGTTGAAGAAGCTGGCTTTGAAGTGGTGACCCGTACCGACGATATCGGTCTTGGTCATACGCTTCTTGAATTGAAAGCTGGCGCGCAATAA